A stretch of the Chondrinema litorale genome encodes the following:
- a CDS encoding SDR family oxidoreductase — MEEKKNLFDVSGKVIVVTGGGGVLGGSMAEYLSENGAKIALLDLKAEPAEAKAKELNDAGGDAIGLAANVLEKENLEKVNEQILEKWGRIDCLINAAGGNMPGATVSPDQTVFDVSIDAVRKVLDLNLMGSVIPSLVFGKTMTEQKEGSIINISSMAATHSISRVMGYSMAKAGIDMLTRWMALELASKFGSGLRVNAIAPGFFIGNQNRKLLTNEDGSYTERGQQVIQNTPMGRFGDKSELNGAILYLCSEASQFVTGTIIPIDGGFSSYSGV; from the coding sequence ATGGAAGAGAAAAAGAATTTATTTGATGTAAGCGGAAAGGTAATAGTTGTAACAGGAGGCGGAGGCGTACTAGGCGGTTCCATGGCTGAATACCTGAGTGAAAACGGCGCAAAAATCGCCTTGTTGGATTTAAAAGCAGAGCCTGCCGAAGCGAAAGCGAAAGAACTGAATGATGCTGGCGGCGATGCAATCGGTCTTGCTGCCAATGTTCTGGAAAAAGAAAATCTGGAAAAGGTTAATGAACAAATTCTTGAAAAATGGGGAAGAATTGATTGCCTAATTAATGCCGCTGGCGGTAACATGCCCGGTGCCACTGTTTCACCAGACCAAACAGTTTTCGATGTATCTATTGATGCCGTTCGAAAAGTGCTAGACCTTAATTTGATGGGTTCGGTAATTCCTTCTTTAGTTTTTGGTAAAACCATGACCGAACAAAAAGAAGGCAGCATTATCAATATCTCTTCGATGGCAGCCACTCATTCTATCAGTAGGGTAATGGGCTACTCAATGGCAAAAGCAGGTATCGATATGCTTACCAGATGGATGGCATTAGAACTGGCTTCTAAATTTGGTTCTGGTTTAAGAGTAAATGCCATTGCTCCTGGTTTCTTTATTGGCAACCAAAACCGAAAACTACTCACCAACGAAGATGGAAGCTATACTGAAAGAGGACAACAAGTAATACAAAATACACCAATGGGCAGATTTGGAGATAAATCTGAGTTAAACGGTGCAATTTTATACTTATGCAGCGAAGCTTCTCAATTTGTAACAGGTACTATTATTCCAATAGATGGAGGTTTTAGTTCTTACAGTGGAGTATAA
- a CDS encoding LacI family DNA-binding transcriptional regulator — protein MKKQVKHVTIYDIAAKMKISPATVSRALKDHYSISKETTKAVKKTARNMGYLPNTLASSLRSNKTNTIGVLVSRVNRPFISSLISGIEEVANLEGYNIFISQSLDLEEKEIGNVKAMFSSRVDGLIVSLAMETTKFDHFEIFTERNIPLVFVDRVPDEIEADKIVIDNFAAAFEVTEHLIEQGCKRIAHFGGAQHINVYHDRKKGYLAALQKHDLPVDEKLITYSNLGKDEGFSMTQQLLELENPPDAIFSANDTAAISAIQFAREKGIHVPNELAVVGFNDDYLASIISPSLTTVAHPAFEMGKIAANHLLEQKDKSDLVASKTTVLKTRFVIRESSVRDNK, from the coding sequence ATGAAAAAGCAGGTAAAGCACGTAACGATTTATGATATTGCCGCGAAAATGAAAATTTCTCCGGCGACAGTTTCCCGTGCATTAAAAGATCACTACAGCATTAGTAAGGAAACCACCAAAGCGGTAAAGAAGACAGCCAGAAATATGGGGTACTTGCCTAATACACTGGCATCGAGTCTGAGGAGTAATAAAACCAACACAATCGGAGTACTTGTTTCGCGGGTTAATCGGCCTTTTATTTCATCTCTCATTAGTGGGATAGAAGAAGTAGCAAATCTCGAAGGTTATAATATTTTTATCTCCCAATCGCTCGATTTGGAAGAGAAAGAAATTGGCAATGTAAAAGCCATGTTTTCGAGCAGGGTAGACGGACTCATTGTTTCGCTAGCGATGGAAACAACTAAGTTTGATCACTTTGAGATATTTACAGAGAGAAATATTCCTTTGGTTTTTGTAGATCGAGTGCCAGATGAGATTGAAGCCGACAAAATTGTGATAGATAATTTTGCTGCTGCTTTTGAAGTTACCGAACATTTAATTGAGCAAGGTTGTAAACGCATCGCACATTTTGGTGGAGCACAACATATTAATGTGTATCACGATCGAAAAAAGGGTTATTTGGCCGCATTACAAAAGCATGACTTACCAGTTGACGAAAAACTAATTACCTATTCTAATCTGGGTAAGGATGAAGGTTTCAGCATGACCCAGCAATTGTTGGAACTAGAAAATCCACCAGATGCTATTTTTTCAGCGAATGATACTGCGGCAATTAGTGCAATTCAGTTCGCAAGAGAAAAGGGGATTCATGTTCCGAATGAATTGGCTGTTGTTGGGTTTAACGACGACTATTTGGCATCCATTATTTCACCATCGCTTACTACAGTAGCACATCCAGCTTTTGAAATGGGAAAGATAGCGGCAAATCATTTACTAGAACAAAAAGATAAATCTGATCTGGTTGCTTCAAAAACAACAGTGCTAAAAACTAGATTTGTAATAAGAGAATCATCAGTTAGAGATAATAAATAG
- the uxuA gene encoding mannonate dehydratase: protein MKKLLQTWRWFGPQDAVTLDEIKQTGAEGIVTALHHIPCGDVWEKEEIKKRVDAIEEKGLKWSVVESLNIHESIKTGAVQRDEMIEKYCISLKNLAACGLKVVCYNFMPVLDWTRTHLKYTLKDSSEALRYYAPALAAFDMFMLKREGAEKDFSKSVRDKAAIYFEEASNSEKERLQNTIMAGLPGTDEVFSIPEFQQFLNIYKKIDHAKLQENLKYFLERIIPTAESVGIKMCIHPDDPPFSILGLPRIASNENDLKAIVEMVDSPSNGITFCTGSLGANPKNDLPGMIARLGKHIHFIHLRNVKWEDDGSFHEADHLNGSVNMFAIMWGLIKEQAKRNASAKAVVDIPMRPDHGHQFSFDAGRNFYPGYSAIGRMRGLAELRGLESGIRGMLSFT, encoded by the coding sequence ATGAAAAAATTACTGCAAACATGGCGTTGGTTTGGTCCACAAGATGCCGTAACACTGGATGAAATTAAGCAAACTGGCGCCGAAGGAATTGTTACAGCCCTACATCACATACCTTGTGGCGATGTTTGGGAAAAAGAAGAAATTAAAAAAAGAGTGGATGCCATTGAGGAAAAAGGTTTGAAATGGTCTGTTGTAGAAAGCCTCAATATCCATGAAAGCATAAAAACGGGAGCAGTACAGCGAGATGAGATGATCGAGAAGTATTGTATCTCACTAAAAAACCTAGCCGCTTGTGGGCTAAAAGTAGTTTGCTACAATTTTATGCCAGTGCTCGACTGGACAAGAACTCACCTAAAATATACTTTAAAAGATAGTTCTGAAGCACTAAGATATTATGCTCCTGCACTGGCTGCTTTTGATATGTTTATGCTAAAGCGTGAAGGAGCCGAAAAAGACTTTTCGAAAAGTGTTCGCGATAAGGCTGCTATTTATTTTGAGGAGGCAAGTAATTCGGAAAAAGAAAGACTACAAAATACCATTATGGCGGGTCTGCCTGGGACAGATGAAGTTTTTAGCATTCCAGAATTTCAGCAATTTTTAAACATCTATAAAAAAATTGATCATGCAAAACTTCAGGAAAATCTTAAATACTTTTTAGAAAGAATTATTCCTACAGCAGAAAGTGTAGGCATTAAGATGTGTATTCATCCAGATGATCCCCCCTTCTCCATTCTAGGTTTACCAAGAATTGCAAGTAATGAAAATGACCTCAAAGCAATTGTAGAAATGGTAGATTCTCCATCGAATGGCATTACATTTTGTACAGGTTCATTAGGAGCAAATCCTAAAAATGACTTACCCGGTATGATTGCCCGTTTAGGAAAACACATCCATTTTATACACCTCAGAAATGTAAAATGGGAAGATGATGGCAGTTTCCATGAAGCAGATCACCTCAATGGCAGTGTAAATATGTTTGCCATAATGTGGGGATTAATAAAAGAACAAGCCAAACGAAATGCATCAGCTAAAGCTGTAGTAGATATTCCGATGAGACCAGATCACGGTCACCAATTCAGCTTTGATGCAGGAAGAAACTTTTATCCGGGCTACTCGGCAATTGGCAGAATGCGCGGATTAGCTGAGCTCAGAGGGCTCGAATCTGGAATTAGAGGAATGCTTTCATTCACTTGA
- a CDS encoding ThuA domain-containing protein has translation MKMNNLSTQNKQVGTKPDSKIFFILMLITAIFPTKIQAQNARTLARLTVEIGEKDRQNTPVGASIEGITLQQEDYALQLYEVTTSTRKPVAAQLDLTYTPRLYWILEGESAANTKRIYELVQEKKGDESKQAITLKNNGEAIEVKRRGKPVLNYHYAITPPPAGVSELFERGGYIHPLWSPKGSVLTRIQPDDHYHHYGIWNPWTHTEYKGKETDFWNLIKAHGTIKVNEVPAFNSGDVFGELEVTQDHVVFEDSTRQKEETALKETYQLKIWDTGQNSDNIVVDFTSVYRCGTENPLTLVEYRYQGFGYRARASWDDNNVSLLTSQGKQKKDGNSTRARWVIISGPTESGNSGALFMTYPSNYNYPEMIRIWPEGSNNGKENVFLNFNPTMDRDWEMEPGKQYTLKYRMVTFEGEMDAATAESYWYDYAHPPKVEVEPLLTSTKKESTKRILLYTKNGEGYVHENIASSIAAIKKLGKENLFEVDATEDPKVFTDENLAQYDALVFSNTNNKIFDTQAQKDALQHYIQNGGGFVGIHSASGSERDWPWFWKMLGGKFIRHANFQEFGMKILDANHPATAAIPNNWSRADECYYLTDLNPDIHVILAADLETVEDEKKSEYPGKVFGNSFPISWYHYFDGGREWYTSLGHSPEDYEDPTFLNHILGGILWAIDGQTHKKSLPED, from the coding sequence ATGAAAATGAATAACCTTAGCACCCAAAACAAACAAGTCGGCACCAAGCCCGATAGCAAGATTTTCTTTATTTTGATGCTGATAACAGCTATTTTTCCCACTAAAATTCAAGCACAAAATGCCCGTACACTTGCCAGATTAACTGTAGAAATTGGCGAAAAAGACAGGCAAAACACCCCAGTTGGTGCTTCAATTGAAGGCATCACACTGCAACAAGAAGACTATGCACTACAACTTTACGAAGTTACAACAAGCACAAGAAAACCAGTAGCTGCTCAGCTCGATTTAACCTACACTCCGCGTTTGTACTGGATACTCGAAGGAGAATCTGCTGCCAATACAAAAAGAATCTACGAATTGGTACAGGAGAAAAAAGGAGATGAAAGTAAACAAGCCATCACACTAAAAAATAATGGGGAAGCCATAGAAGTAAAACGTAGAGGCAAACCTGTTTTAAATTATCATTACGCAATTACTCCTCCACCAGCAGGTGTTTCAGAATTATTTGAACGTGGTGGTTACATCCATCCATTGTGGTCGCCAAAAGGCAGTGTTCTAACACGTATTCAGCCAGATGACCATTATCATCACTATGGAATCTGGAACCCTTGGACACACACAGAATACAAAGGAAAAGAGACTGATTTCTGGAATTTGATAAAAGCACATGGTACCATTAAAGTAAATGAAGTGCCTGCATTTAATAGTGGCGATGTATTCGGAGAATTAGAAGTTACGCAAGATCATGTTGTATTTGAAGATTCTACTCGCCAAAAAGAAGAAACCGCTTTAAAGGAAACTTACCAGTTAAAAATTTGGGATACCGGTCAAAACTCCGATAACATAGTTGTAGATTTTACTTCTGTTTATAGATGTGGCACTGAAAACCCGCTCACTTTGGTTGAGTACCGCTATCAAGGATTTGGTTACAGAGCTAGAGCCAGTTGGGATGATAACAATGTATCTTTACTCACTTCGCAAGGGAAACAAAAGAAAGATGGAAACTCTACCCGTGCCAGATGGGTAATTATTTCTGGTCCTACAGAATCAGGCAATTCTGGTGCTTTGTTCATGACCTACCCTAGCAATTACAATTACCCAGAAATGATTCGTATCTGGCCAGAAGGTTCTAACAATGGCAAAGAAAATGTTTTCCTCAACTTTAACCCAACCATGGATCGTGACTGGGAAATGGAACCCGGTAAGCAGTATACATTAAAGTATAGAATGGTCACTTTTGAAGGAGAAATGGATGCAGCTACCGCAGAAAGTTACTGGTACGATTATGCGCATCCACCAAAAGTTGAAGTAGAACCCCTACTCACTTCTACCAAAAAAGAAAGCACAAAACGCATTCTGCTATACACTAAAAACGGAGAAGGTTATGTGCATGAAAACATTGCTAGCAGCATTGCAGCCATTAAAAAACTGGGTAAAGAAAATCTGTTTGAAGTAGATGCGACCGAAGATCCTAAAGTTTTTACTGATGAAAATCTGGCACAATACGATGCATTGGTTTTCTCAAATACCAATAACAAAATCTTTGATACACAAGCACAAAAAGATGCATTGCAACACTACATTCAAAATGGAGGTGGTTTTGTGGGTATTCATTCGGCAAGTGGTTCCGAAAGAGACTGGCCTTGGTTCTGGAAAATGCTAGGTGGCAAATTTATCAGGCATGCCAACTTTCAAGAATTCGGAATGAAAATTCTGGATGCCAACCATCCTGCAACGGCTGCTATTCCTAACAATTGGTCAAGAGCTGATGAATGCTATTATCTTACCGATCTCAATCCTGATATCCATGTGATACTAGCAGCCGATTTGGAAACTGTAGAAGATGAGAAGAAAAGTGAGTATCCGGGAAAAGTTTTTGGCAATAGCTTTCCAATATCGTGGTATCACTATTTTGATGGTGGCAGAGAATGGTACACCTCATTAGGCCACAGTCCAGAAGATTACGAAGACCCAACATTCTTAAACCATATTCTTGGCGGAATTCTCTGGGCAATAGACGGACAAACTCACAAAAAATCACTTCCTGAAGATTAA
- a CDS encoding Gfo/Idh/MocA family protein, whose protein sequence is MKMKKQTTKKAINKLSRRDYLKTSALGVGSIFMPTIVPASVLGKNAPSNKINIGQIGFGRIARGHDLPETMKYDIARVVAVSDPDSKRANLGKQFIENYYTEKKGKANYVDVKTYEDYREMLMDKDIDAVIISTPDHWHAQPAIEAALAGKDIYLQKPAALTIEEGRAMSNIVHKTGRIFQIGSQQRSTNPWPQFKHVCELVRNGRIGEIKTVKVGLGTDPAGEKWAEMPVPENLNYDMWLGSTPEVYYTENGVHPQNDFSRPGWLRIEQFGAGMITGWGAHHIDTAHWGLGTEYTGPIEVEGKADFPTSGLWNVHGDFSVTAKYENGVTMEISSAFTNGVRFEGTEGWLFVSRGDVSVTSSDPTSGNGNPALQASDPKILTSKIEENEIHLYHSEEQHGNWLDCIQTRNQPVAPVEVAHRSCSACLVAHIGMKLQRKLHWDPINERFKNDDEANAMLSRPQRYPWGFKHIDKLSYSEFDLK, encoded by the coding sequence ATGAAAATGAAAAAACAAACTACTAAAAAAGCAATTAACAAGCTAAGTAGAAGAGACTATCTCAAAACATCAGCATTGGGTGTCGGCTCTATATTTATGCCTACCATTGTGCCAGCATCTGTGCTAGGTAAAAATGCGCCTAGTAACAAAATTAATATTGGGCAAATTGGCTTTGGTAGAATTGCCAGAGGTCACGATTTACCCGAAACCATGAAATACGATATTGCTCGAGTAGTAGCAGTGAGTGACCCAGATAGCAAAAGGGCAAATCTTGGTAAACAGTTTATCGAAAATTATTACACAGAGAAAAAAGGGAAAGCAAATTATGTAGATGTAAAAACCTATGAAGATTACCGTGAGATGTTAATGGATAAAGACATTGATGCGGTAATTATTAGTACACCCGATCACTGGCATGCGCAACCTGCCATAGAAGCTGCACTCGCTGGAAAAGATATTTATCTACAAAAACCGGCTGCACTCACTATTGAAGAAGGTAGGGCAATGAGCAACATTGTACATAAAACCGGGCGCATTTTTCAAATAGGCAGCCAACAAAGATCTACAAATCCGTGGCCTCAATTTAAGCATGTTTGCGAACTGGTGAGAAATGGCAGAATTGGTGAAATTAAAACTGTAAAAGTTGGGTTGGGAACTGATCCCGCTGGTGAAAAATGGGCTGAAATGCCAGTGCCAGAAAACTTAAATTATGATATGTGGCTAGGTTCCACACCAGAAGTTTATTACACCGAAAATGGCGTGCATCCGCAAAACGATTTTTCTAGACCGGGTTGGTTGAGAATAGAACAGTTCGGAGCAGGGATGATTACCGGTTGGGGTGCTCACCACATCGATACGGCTCACTGGGGATTAGGAACCGAATACACTGGCCCAATCGAAGTTGAAGGGAAAGCAGATTTTCCAACAAGTGGTTTGTGGAATGTACATGGAGATTTCTCAGTAACTGCCAAATATGAGAATGGTGTAACTATGGAAATTAGCAGTGCTTTCACGAATGGCGTACGATTCGAAGGAACTGAAGGATGGTTGTTTGTTTCTCGTGGAGATGTTTCTGTAACCAGTAGCGATCCAACTTCTGGAAATGGAAATCCGGCTTTGCAGGCAAGCGATCCTAAAATTCTCACTTCAAAAATCGAAGAAAATGAAATTCATCTCTATCACAGCGAAGAGCAGCATGGCAATTGGTTAGACTGCATCCAAACCAGAAACCAACCTGTAGCTCCTGTTGAAGTTGCCCATCGCTCTTGCAGTGCTTGTCTCGTTGCACACATCGGAATGAAATTACAGCGAAAACTGCACTGGGATCCAATAAACGAAAGATTTAAAAACGACGATGAAGCCAATGCGATGCTTTCTAGACCTCAGAGATATCCATGGGGATTTAAGCATATCGACAAGCTATCTTATTCAGAATTTGATTTAAAATAA
- a CDS encoding TIGR02117 family protein has translation MLYRILFNLIRISGVLITLYLIAALVLSLVCIKTEKDACLKDQTIYVKTNGVHADIVIPVNCLSENFVQKLQMPIKAQYLSFGWGDKNFYLNTPSWTDLSFTTAFEALFMQSASVMHVTAYKWKNKQMSTDWKEVKVCQHQLDKIIRHIYTSFKDENIYGFVSIKNANYHSTDKFFDAYGSYNCFYTCNTWVVDGFQKANIPVAIWSPFDFGILFHLSD, from the coding sequence ATGCTTTACCGAATATTGTTTAACCTGATAAGGATTTCAGGTGTGTTAATTACATTATATCTCATTGCTGCATTAGTGCTATCACTAGTATGTATTAAAACTGAAAAAGATGCATGTCTTAAAGATCAGACAATATATGTAAAAACTAATGGTGTACATGCTGATATAGTGATTCCGGTAAATTGTTTGAGCGAAAACTTCGTGCAAAAACTCCAAATGCCTATTAAGGCTCAATACCTGTCGTTTGGTTGGGGCGATAAAAACTTTTACCTAAACACCCCAAGTTGGACAGACCTTTCATTTACTACTGCATTTGAAGCTTTGTTTATGCAAAGTGCTTCAGTAATGCATGTAACGGCTTACAAATGGAAAAATAAGCAGATGAGTACAGATTGGAAAGAGGTAAAGGTTTGTCAACACCAGCTAGATAAAATTATCAGACATATCTATACTTCTTTTAAAGATGAAAATATTTATGGCTTTGTGTCTATCAAAAATGCCAATTATCATAGTACAGATAAGTTTTTTGATGCTTATGGAAGTTATAATTGTTTTTACACTTGCAATACCTGGGTGGTAGACGGATTTCAAAAAGCAAATATTCCTGTAGCGATCTGGTCACCTTTTGATTTTGGTATCTTGTTTCATCTTTCAGACTAA
- a CDS encoding putative oxidoreductase C-terminal domain-containing protein yields the protein MNLRKSMLTKSLIRAVATAFAIAIVSGACTSPQSGKMEDKQEEDIPKFSGEKGEVVLMTVDPGHFHSALVQKFMYPQISPKAYVFAPEGDDVQQHLSKIELYNSREDQPTNWEEVVYTGDDFFEKMLAEKPGNVMMVAGNNGKKTEYISEAVKNNIHVLADKPMVIEPAEFELLKSALEEADKKGLLVYDIMTERFEISTIMQKELSAFPEVFGDLEKGTPENPAISKESVHHFFKYVSGLPLKRPTWFFDIKQQGEGIVDVSTHLVDLILWECFPEQGIDYKTETEVISGKRWPTSLSSTQFEKVTGETQFPDFLNKDVVNDSLQVYANGEIIFTTRGVHGKASVIWNFEAPEGAKDTHFSMMRGTKANLIIRQDAPQNYQPTLYVEPVAGSDAASIEAGLKSTLASLANKYPGMEMKKSDNGWEIIIPEKYKNGHEAHFSQVTEKYLEYLKEGKIPDWEKQNIITKYFITTEAYKLSHQNTSN from the coding sequence ATGAACTTGAGAAAAAGCATGCTAACAAAATCACTAATAAGAGCAGTCGCAACAGCCTTTGCTATTGCCATTGTTTCGGGTGCATGCACTAGTCCACAATCCGGGAAAATGGAAGATAAACAGGAAGAAGACATCCCTAAATTTTCAGGTGAGAAGGGAGAAGTTGTTTTGATGACGGTAGACCCCGGACATTTTCATTCAGCTTTAGTGCAAAAATTTATGTATCCGCAGATATCGCCCAAAGCTTATGTTTTTGCTCCTGAAGGAGACGATGTTCAACAGCATCTTTCAAAAATAGAATTGTATAACAGCAGAGAAGACCAACCAACCAATTGGGAAGAAGTGGTGTATACTGGTGATGATTTCTTTGAGAAAATGCTGGCAGAAAAACCCGGAAATGTGATGATGGTGGCTGGTAATAATGGTAAGAAAACTGAATACATCAGCGAAGCTGTAAAAAACAATATTCATGTATTGGCTGATAAGCCTATGGTGATTGAGCCTGCTGAATTCGAGCTTTTAAAATCTGCTTTGGAAGAGGCTGATAAAAAAGGATTGCTGGTATACGACATCATGACTGAGCGATTTGAGATCAGTACCATTATGCAGAAAGAGTTATCGGCTTTTCCAGAAGTGTTTGGAGACTTGGAAAAAGGAACTCCTGAAAACCCAGCCATTTCAAAAGAAAGCGTGCATCACTTTTTCAAATACGTTTCTGGGCTTCCATTAAAAAGGCCTACATGGTTTTTCGACATTAAGCAACAAGGAGAAGGAATTGTAGATGTTTCCACGCACTTGGTTGACCTTATTCTTTGGGAATGTTTTCCTGAACAAGGTATCGATTACAAAACTGAAACTGAGGTGATTTCTGGTAAGCGTTGGCCAACTAGTTTATCTTCCACACAATTTGAAAAGGTTACTGGTGAAACTCAATTTCCAGATTTCTTGAACAAAGATGTAGTAAACGATTCGCTACAGGTATATGCTAATGGTGAGATCATTTTTACTACCAGAGGTGTGCATGGCAAAGCCTCTGTAATCTGGAATTTTGAAGCGCCAGAAGGTGCAAAAGACACACACTTTTCAATGATGCGAGGCACAAAAGCGAACCTTATTATCAGACAAGATGCTCCTCAAAATTATCAGCCTACTTTATATGTAGAGCCTGTAGCAGGTAGCGATGCTGCAAGTATTGAAGCTGGATTAAAGTCGACTCTTGCAAGCTTAGCCAACAAATATCCGGGAATGGAGATGAAGAAATCAGACAATGGTTGGGAAATCATCATCCCTGAAAAATATAAAAATGGGCACGAAGCTCACTTCTCTCAGGTAACAGAAAAATACCTCGAATACCTGAAAGAAGGAAAAATACCCGATTGGGAAAAACAGAACATAATTACTAAATATTTTATCACAACAGAAGCATATAAATTAAGTCACCAAAACACCAGCAATTAA